The genome window AGCACCTCGTCCGGATCGGTGGCTTTGCGGATGTCGGCGGCCTGCTTCATGAGCTCGGCGTCGACGCCGAGGCGACCGGCGGTGTCGATGACGACCGTGTCGTACTGCTTGGTCTCGGCGAACGTCATCGCGTCCTTGGCCACCTTCACCGGGTTGCCGACGCCGTTGCCGGGCTCCGGCGCGTAGACCGGGACGCCGGCCTGCTCGCCGACGATCTGTAGCTGCGTGACGGCGTTGGGGCGCTGGAGGTCGGCGGCGACCAGGAGCGGCGTGTGGCCGTCCTTCGCCAGCCACTTGCCGAGCTTGCCCGCGAGGGTGGTCTTTCCGGCGCCCTGGAGGCCGGCGAGCATGATGACCGTCGGCGGCTTCTTGGCGAACTGGAGGCGGCGCTGCTGGCCGCCGAGGATGGCGACGAGCTCCTCGTTGACGATCTGGACGACCTGCTGCGCCGGGTTCAGAGCCTTGTTGACCTCGTCGGAGAGGGCGCGCTCGCGCACCTTGCCGGTGAAGTCCTTGACGACGTCCAGCGCCACGTCGGCGTCGAGCAGCGCGCGGCGGATCTCGCGCACGGTGCCGTCCACGTCGGACGGGGAGAGCTTGCCCTTGGTGCGCAGGTTCTTGAAGGTGTCCGTGAGACGGTCGGACAGCGAGCCGAAAGTAGCCATGATCGTGCAAGTCTACCGGGCGACACCGGGCGCCCGCCGAGCGTGCGCCGTGTCCGCGCAGGGCGGAACCGCAGGCGGAAGCCTTCCCGGCTCAGCCCTGGGTCTCGACCGCGACGACGTCGCCGCGCACGTCGAACGACACCGTCAGGATCGCGTCGGTCTCGTCCGGGCTGATCGAGTAGTCGAAGGTCGCGAAGACCTCGTCCTCGCCCGCCTGGTCGGCCTGGATCGCCACGGTCAGCAGCTGCAGGGAGCGCAGCACGTCGATCGCGATGTCCCCCGAGTTGTAGACCAGCAGGTCGAGCAGCGACTCCCCCAGCTTGTCGACGTGCTCGTCGATGTAGCTGCTGGTCGCCGACTGACGCGAGCTCAGCTCGGCCACGAGCGCGTCCCTGGCCCGGGCGTCGAAGCCCTCCAGCGCCTGGATGAGCGCCGCGGCCGCGTCGAGCGCGTACTCGCCCACCGCCTGCTCGTCGTCCGCGCGGAGCTCGACCTCGACGGTCTGGTCGGCGAGCTCCACCGTGTCGTTCCACGCGAGGCCGCCGGAGGCGGTCTCGTCGATGACGCCGAAGTAGTCGTGCTCGATGGCCATGGCGCGCCTAGCCGACCAGCTGCTGGGCGAAGACGTGCGGGGTGAAGCCGGTGAGGTCGTTGATCCCCTCACCCTGGCCGATGAGCTTGATCGGGAGGCCGGTGCGCTCCTGCACAGCGAGCACGAAGCCGCCCTTCGCGGAGCCGTCGAGCTTGGTCAGCACCAGCCCGGTCACGCCGGCGTGCTCCAGGAACGCCTCGGCCTGCGCGAGGCCGTTCTGGCCGGTCGTGGCGTCGAGCACCAGCAGCACCTCGGCGATCGGCGCCTGCTTCTCGACGACGCGCTTGATCTTGGACAGCTCGTCCATCAGGCCGCCCTTGGTCTGAAGGCGCCCGGCGGTGTCGATGATGACGATCTCGGTGCCGTCGCGCTTGGCCTTCTCGACGGTCTGGAACGCCACGGAGGCCGGGTCCTGGCCCTGCTGCTGCGGCCGGACGATCTCCGCCCCCGCGCGCTCCGCCCAGGTGGCCAGCTGCTCGACCGCGGCGGCGCGGAACGTGTCGGCCGCCCCGACGACGACCGAGCGGTCGTAGGTGCGCAGGAACTTGGCGAACTTGCCGATGGTGGTGGTCTTGCCGACGCCGTTCACGCCGACCACGAGGACGATCGCGGGCCGCTCGCTGAGCTTGAGGGTGGTGTCGAGCTTCGACAGCCGCTCCTCCATCGTCTCGCGCAGCATGCGCTGGAGGTCCTTCGGGTCGGTGGTGTGGTAGCGCTCGACCTTGGCACGCAGATCGTCGATGACGGCCTCGGTGACGTCCGGGCCGAAGTCGGCGGTGATGAGCGCCGTCTCCAGATCGTCCCAGGTGGTGTCGTCGATGGTCTTCTTGGCGAACATCCCGCGGAGGGCGCCCGACAAGGACCAGGGGGTACGGTCTGCCATGCACTCAGACTAGTTGGTACGGTGGCGCCATGTTCTCCCTCGTGGCGGTGTCGGCCGAGCTCGCCGAGCAGCTCGTCGCGCTCGACGAGGACGGCGAGGACGCGGTCCACCAGGCGCGCATCCGCGTGCGGAGGCTGCGGAGCATCCTCCGGGTGTACCGGGCGGCGTTCGACGCCGAAGCCGCCCTCGCCATGCGCACGAGGCTGAAGACGCTCGGCGACCGGCTGGGGACCGTGCGCGACCTGGAGGTGAAGGCGACGACACTCGACGACCTCCTGGAGGTCGACGATCCGCCGGACGTGGTCGACGCGGTCACCGCGGAGGCGGAGGCGACCCGGGCCGAGCACGGCGCGGCGCTGGCGTCGCTGCTGCGCTACGTGCACGGCGGGACGGTCCGCGCCCTGCTCGCCGACCTGCAGATGTTCGCGGCGGAGCCGCCGCTCTCCCGGAAGGGCCGGAAGCATCCCGGCCGCGTCACGACACGCGGCCTCGAGAAGGCCGTGGTGAAGGTGCACCGGGAGCGCGGGGACAGCCTGGAGGAGCGCCACGCCACCCGCAAAGCGGCGCGAAAGGTGCGCTACGCCGCCGACGCGGTCGCCGACGACCTCGGCAGGCAGGCCGTGCGGCTGTCCTCGGCGGCGAAGGCCGCCCAGGATGCGCTCGGGGACAACCGCGACGACCTCCTGCTGGCGCACGAGCTGCGCGAGCTCGGCCACGTCGGCCTCGCCATGCGCTGCGAGCGGCGCGCCGCGGACGCCCTCGACGGCCTCGACGCCAAACTCGCCGCGATCGCCTTCGAGGGGGCGAGCGCCTAGGCGGAGGCCTTCTCCTGCGCGACGCGCTGGCCGACGACGGCCGAGACGCCGTCCTGGCGCATGGAGACGCCGTAGAGCGCGTCGGCGATCTCCATCGTCCGCTTCTGGTGGGTGATGACGATGAGCTGGCTGTTCTCGCGCAGGTCCTCGAAGATCGTCAGCAGCCGGCCGAGGTTGGCGTCGTCGAGCGCCGCCTCCACCTCGTCCATGATGTAGAACGGGCTGGGCCTGGCCTTGAAGATCGCGATCAGCAGCGCGACCGCCGCCAGCGAGCGCTCGCCGCCGGAGAGCAGCGACAGCCGCTCGATCTTCTTGCCGGCGGGCTTGACCGACACCTCGATCCCGGTGGTGAGCAAGTCGTCGGGGTTCGTCAGGGCGATGTGGCCGGACCCGCCGGGGAACAGGATCGGGAAGACCCGCTCGAAGGCGGCCTCGGTGTCCGCGAAGGCCGACTCGAAGATGGTCTGCATCTTGTCGTCGATCTCCTCGATGATCGTCACCAGGTCCTTGCGCGTGTTGGTAAGGTCGGTGAGCTGCTCGGTGAGGAACTTATGGCGCTGTTCCAGGGCCGCGAACTCCTCCAGCGCGAGCGGGTTGACCCGGCCGAGCTGGCCGAGCTTCCGCTCGGCGGCGGCGAGGCGCTTCTGCTGCTGCTCGCGGACGAACGGGGTGCCGGGACGCTCAGCGGCCTCCGCACCGTCGGACGCCTCATCGGGCGTCCCATCGTCGTCGCGGGTGTCCGGCGGCACGGGCACGTCCGGCCCGTACTCCGCCACCAGCACGTCCTCGACGAGGCCGAGCTCGCTGCCCGCCCGCTCCAGCAGGCTGGACAGGTGCAGCTTCTTCTCGTAGATCTGCAGCTCCAGGCCGTGCACCGACTCGGTGATGCCGTGCAGGCGCTCGCGGAGAGCGGCCTCCTCGCGGCGCACGGTGGCGAGCTCCTCGTTCTGGCTCGCACGTCGGGCCTCGGCGGCGGCGAGTTCCAGGCGCGCCTGCGACACCGAGCGATCGGCGGAGGCGAGCACCGCGGGGAGGACGTCCAGGACGCCCTGCGCGGCCTCCAGCTGCCGGCGGCGGATCACGGCGCGACGGGCGGCCTCCTCCGCGGCGGCGCGCTCGGCCTCCAGCTGCCGGGCCAGGGCCTCTCCCCTGGCCTGCTCCGCGCGCACGCGCTCCTTCGCCGTCTCGACCGCGAGGCGCGCCTCGACCTCGGCCTCGCGCGCGGCGTCCAGCTCGGCGGACAGCGCGTCGCGCGCAGAGACGTCGAGGATGGGGCGGGGCCGCGAGCGGGCCACCTCCAGCTCCGACTTCGCCGCTTCGGCGGCGCTCTCGGCGTCGGCGACGCGTTCGGCGGCCTGTTCGAGCGCGCGGCCGAGGCGGTCGGACTCGGCGACGGAGGCCTCCAGCTGGACCTTCACCCGGTTCAGCTGCTCGGTCTGCGCGGCGAGCTGGGCGTCGAACTCGCGCAGCGCTGTCAGCGCGGTCTGGGACTGCTCCTTGGCGACCTGCAGCACTCCACGCTGCTCCGCGAGGGCGAACCGGGCGCGGTCGATGAGGGACGTCACCTCGCCGAGGCGGTCCTCGGCGGCGTCGCGGTCGGCGATCAGCTCGATGCGGCTCTGCTTCGCGCCCGAGCCGCCGCGCAGCACGAACTCGGTCAGCACGTCGCCGGCGCGGGTGATGAGGGTGACGGGGCCGCCGAGCGTGCGCGAGCGGAACGCGTCCGCCGCAGCGCGCGCGGCGTCCACATCATCCGCGATGGCGGTGAACGCGAGCAGGCCGAGCACGCCGCTCGGAGCGTCCACGACCGAGCGTGCTGGGACGACTCCGGCGACGCCGGTCAGGTCGACCTCGGGCGCCACGGCGTCGGCGACGATGACCTCCACCCGGCCGAGGTCGTCGGCCGCGGCGTGCGCGACGGCATCGAACGCGGCGTCCCTGCTCTCGGCGAGCACGGCGTCGGCCAGCGTGCCGAGGGCGGCGGCGATCGCCGCCTCGTAGCCGGGGTGCACGCGGATGTGCTCGGCGACGAGGCCGCGGACACCGGAGAGCCGAGCGCCGACCAGCGCAGCCGACCCGTCCTTCTGGTCGAGAGCGAGCGACAGCGCGGAGGTGCGCGCCGCCAGTGCGTCGCGTTCGCGCTCCA of Leifsonia shinshuensis contains these proteins:
- the ftsY gene encoding signal recognition particle-docking protein FtsY; the protein is MADRTPWSLSGALRGMFAKKTIDDTTWDDLETALITADFGPDVTEAVIDDLRAKVERYHTTDPKDLQRMLRETMEERLSKLDTTLKLSERPAIVLVVGVNGVGKTTTIGKFAKFLRTYDRSVVVGAADTFRAAAVEQLATWAERAGAEIVRPQQQGQDPASVAFQTVEKAKRDGTEIVIIDTAGRLQTKGGLMDELSKIKRVVEKQAPIAEVLLVLDATTGQNGLAQAEAFLEHAGVTGLVLTKLDGSAKGGFVLAVQERTGLPIKLIGQGEGINDLTGFTPHVFAQQLVG
- a CDS encoding DUF2004 domain-containing protein, whose amino-acid sequence is MAIEHDYFGVIDETASGGLAWNDTVELADQTVEVELRADDEQAVGEYALDAAAALIQALEGFDARARDALVAELSSRQSATSSYIDEHVDKLGESLLDLLVYNSGDIAIDVLRSLQLLTVAIQADQAGEDEVFATFDYSISPDETDAILTVSFDVRGDVVAVETQG
- a CDS encoding CHAD domain-containing protein, with the translated sequence MFSLVAVSAELAEQLVALDEDGEDAVHQARIRVRRLRSILRVYRAAFDAEAALAMRTRLKTLGDRLGTVRDLEVKATTLDDLLEVDDPPDVVDAVTAEAEATRAEHGAALASLLRYVHGGTVRALLADLQMFAAEPPLSRKGRKHPGRVTTRGLEKAVVKVHRERGDSLEERHATRKAARKVRYAADAVADDLGRQAVRLSSAAKAAQDALGDNRDDLLLAHELRELGHVGLAMRCERRAADALDGLDAKLAAIAFEGASA
- the smc gene encoding chromosome segregation protein SMC; the encoded protein is MYLKSLTLKGFKSFATPTTFAFEPGVTCVVGPNGSGKSNVVDALAWVMGEQGAKTLRGGKMEDVIFAGTSTRGPLGRAEVQLTIDNSDGALPIEYTEVTISRTLFRNGGSEYAINGQSCRLLDVQELLSDSGLGREMHVIVGQGQLDAVLRATPEERRGFIEEAAGILKHRRRKEKTLRKLEAMQTNLTRLSDLAGEVRRQLKPLGHQAEIAREAQSIAAIVRDARARLLADDVVGLRRSLDDHTRTEAERHSEQIVLQEQLEQKQLRRTRLEQAQIGDAVDVARSTAFALEQAQDRLRSLYSLATQKVALLGSQADATDDGPRVSPQQVRDAADEVERLRGAVTEAEAAWEAAQTATRGARARLDAVDDEIAAQSALVSKHDLEISKLNGQAEAAGQRLAAVRGEVLRQQNALDAATERLEKARAEFAAREADAATTDLGEGALDEAYELAQADVFEAEGLIEKLRDDLHTLERERDALAARTSALSLALDQKDGSAALVGARLSGVRGLVAEHIRVHPGYEAAIAAALGTLADAVLAESRDAAFDAVAHAAADDLGRVEVIVADAVAPEVDLTGVAGVVPARSVVDAPSGVLGLLAFTAIADDVDAARAAADAFRSRTLGGPVTLITRAGDVLTEFVLRGGSGAKQSRIELIADRDAAEDRLGEVTSLIDRARFALAEQRGVLQVAKEQSQTALTALREFDAQLAAQTEQLNRVKVQLEASVAESDRLGRALEQAAERVADAESAAEAAKSELEVARSRPRPILDVSARDALSAELDAAREAEVEARLAVETAKERVRAEQARGEALARQLEAERAAAEEAARRAVIRRRQLEAAQGVLDVLPAVLASADRSVSQARLELAAAEARRASQNEELATVRREEAALRERLHGITESVHGLELQIYEKKLHLSSLLERAGSELGLVEDVLVAEYGPDVPVPPDTRDDDGTPDEASDGAEAAERPGTPFVREQQQKRLAAAERKLGQLGRVNPLALEEFAALEQRHKFLTEQLTDLTNTRKDLVTIIEEIDDKMQTIFESAFADTEAAFERVFPILFPGGSGHIALTNPDDLLTTGIEVSVKPAGKKIERLSLLSGGERSLAAVALLIAIFKARPSPFYIMDEVEAALDDANLGRLLTIFEDLRENSQLIVITHQKRTMEIADALYGVSMRQDGVSAVVGQRVAQEKASA